The region ATCTTCGCGCCCCACCGCGCCACGGCCGCTGACGCCTGCGCGACCACGACCGGCGTGGCCAGACCGACGGTGAACGCGACCTCCAGCGCCCAGGCAATCAACCGTCCGACCAGATCGGCGATCAGGTCCCGCACGAACTCGCGCACGACGGCGACCACGACGCCCGCCATCTCCACGGCCGAACCGAACCCGTCGGCAGCGGTGGACGCGCCGCCGAGCACCTCGGCGGTGTTCTTGGCAGCGGCCCGGTAGGCGTCCCCCGCCTGTCCCTGCCACCCGGCTGTGTCGCTGGCCACGTCGCGCGTGTAGTCGTCACGGACGTCGGCCACGGCTTTGGCGACGTTCTTCCAGGTGGCCGCGTGGGAGGCGACGAGGTCGGCGTTGCCCGCCAGCCAGTCCAACGCGTCGGACAACGGCTTGACGTGCTCGATCAGCCATGAGACGCCAGCCGACAGCAGCGAGCCCAACGGGTCGATGACGATGCTCAGCGCCTCGAGCCCGACGCCCGCGACACCCATGCCGATGTCGATCCAGCTGCCGCTCTCGATGCCGGACTTGAGGTCGGCGGCGGACTCGGCGATACCGATGCCGGAGTACCACTGCGTGCTGTCCTGAACAGGCGCGATGAGCGGATTGGCGTCTGTCACCGCAGACTCCCGAACGTGACAGCCGCGTCGTCCTCGCGCTGCTCGTACTCATCGGCCGTGTACTTCACCTGGGTGGCGATGTCGGCCATCCCCTTGGTGCCGGCGGTCAACGCGTCACTGGCCTGATCTTCGATGCTGCGCATGACCGCGGGCAGGAACTGGCACAGCTGCCCGTAAGCGCCGTCGGCCATGCTCACCGTGCGGGCGGCGTGCACCGCCTCACCCAGCCTGTCGGCCAGCGCTTCGAGCTTGGCGGCATGCGCACGCAGTTCACCGGGCAGGACGTCGTATCCGCTCACTGCCGCCTCCTTTACCTGAGGTACGAGTCGTCGCCGAAGTCGTCGTCAACGTGCCTGCGTGCCCGTGGTGCGGGCGGTGGAGTGTCACCGAAACGATCGCGGTACGCGTCCACGACCATCCGACGGGTGTCCGGCAGGTCGTCGCCCACCTGCGACTCCGTGGCGGCTCGAACCTCACCGGCGATTCGCGCGCGGGCGGCGTTCAAGGTGCTCATGAACAGCCGGCCGAGGTCGTCCGGCCGCACCGAAGCCGCCCGATCGGTGAACCGGACGTCTACCGGGGAGCCGGTGGAGTCGACGGTCACGACAACCGCGCCGTTGACGCTCGTCTCCGTCACCCGGATCTGTTCCATCTGATCACGCAGCGCCTTCAAGCGATCTGCCCGGTTGCGCATCCCTTCGACCCAGTCGTCGATGCCGCGCTCGGCCTGCCCTGGATCTCCGCTCAGCAGTCCGTCCCATCGTGGCTCTGCCATATGACGGTTATAGCCGGATGCCATCGAGGTGATCACGCGATCGGGAGATATCCCACCCGGATGCGCGTCCCCACAGTGAGCGCGATTGCCTGGAGATTACGGAGCATCCGCGCACCCAAAGGCAACACTGGACCTGCCGCAGTACACCGAGAAGCGGGTGGACGTGCTGGCCGCGCGGGCGTTCCGGGCGTTCCACGAGTGGCAGCCGATCGACCCGCGCAAGGCCGTGGACGGGCGGGTGTACCGGAAGTTCCCCTACGGGCAGCACGTCGAGGTGTTCATCCTCGACATGCGCACCTACAAGGACGCGAACAACGCGCCGCGCGACGGCGTCGGCCACATCCTGGGCGAGAAGCAGGCGAAGTGGCTGGTGGACTCGCTGGACCGCTCGCGCGCCACGTGGAAGATCATCGCCGCCGACCTGCCGATCGGTCTGACCGTGCCGGACGGCGCGGACATCGAGGGTGTGGCGAACGGCCTGCCGGGCAAGCCGGGCGGCCGGGAGACCGAGCTGGCGTGGGTGCTGCGGGAGATCAAGAAGCGCCGGGTGCGCAACACCGTGTGGCTGACGGCGGACGTGCACTACACGGCCGCGCACCACTACTCGCCCGAGCGCGCGGCGGTCGCCGACTTCGACCCGTTCTGGGAGTTCGTGTCCGGTCCGCTGCACGCGGGCGCGTTCGGGCCGAACGTGCTGGACCCGACGTTCGGGCCGGAGGCGGTGTTCGTGCACGCCCCGCCGGCGGCCAACACCACGCCGCTGGACGGCTTCCAGCACTTCGGCGAGATCGAGGTGTCACGTGACGGCGAGCTGACCGTGTGGTTGCGCGACATCGCGGGCGCGTCGCTGTGGTCGAAGAAGTTGCAGCCGAAGCGGCGGTGAGTTCCTGCAAGTCGATGCCTCCTCCGGCGGCTTGTCCGACCAAGATTGTCGTGGTTCCGTGAGCCCTCATCCGGCCTTGTGCCGGGTGGGGGCTCGCAACTTCTTGCGCCAAGGAGGTCGCCGTGCGCCGCCTGGTCCTGGTAGTCCTGCTGCTCGGCGGGGTGCTGACGCCGATCCCGCCCGCCGTCGCCGCGCCCGCCGGACGGCTCGCGGTCGGCGCGGTCACCGACATCGCGCCGGGTGTGCGTGCGGGGGACCGGGGATTGGCGCGTGACGCGCTGCGCGGGGTCACCGGTGAGCGGTTCTACTTCGTGCTGCCCGACCGGTTCGCCAACGGCGACCCGGGCAACGACCGGGGGCGCTCCGGGGACACCGACCGGCTCCTGACCGGCTTCGACCCGTCGGACAAGGGCTTCTACCACGGCGGCGACCTCAAGGGGCTGCACGGCGAACTCGACTACCTCGACGGCCTGGGCATCACCGCGATCTGGTTGACCCCGGTGTTCCGCAACCGCTGGGTGCAGGGATTGGGCACGGACGTGTCGGCCGGCTACCACGGCTACTGGGCCACCGACTACACCAAGCTGGACCCGCACTTCGGCACCACCAACGACATGCGACGGCTGATCCGCGACGCGCACCGACGTGGCATCAAGGTGTTCTTCGACATCGTCGCCAACCACACCGCCGATCTGATCGACTACGCCGAGGGCCGGCACGACTACGTGTCCACGGGCGCGGTGCCGTACCTGGACCCGTCGGGGAAACCGGTCGACATCGCGGCCATCGCGGGCCGCAAGGACTTCCCGAAGCTCACCGCGCCGTACACGCCCGTCGTGCGGGGGCGCAAGGAACCGTTGTGGCTCAACGACCCGTCGCTCTACCACAACCGGGGCGACTCGACGTTCACCGGCGAATCCGACCAGTACGGCGATTTCTTCGGCCTGGACGACCTGATGACCGAGCACCCGACCGTCGTCGCCGGCATGAAGCGGATCTTCACCAGCTGGATCGACGCGCTCGGCATCGACGGCTATCGCGTCGACACCGTCAAGCACGTCAACATCGAGTTCTGGCAAGCGCTTGCGCCGCACGTGAAGAGGTACGCCGAGCAGCGCGGCAAGAAGGACTTCTTCGTGTTCGGCGAGGTGCTCGACTCCGACCCGGCGGACACCTCCCGCTACACCACGACCGGGAAGATGCAGGCCGTGCTGGACTTCCCGTTCCAGAGCGGCGCGGCCACGTTCCTGTCCGGGCGCGGGGCGGCCCGGCTGGGCGAGGTGCTGGTGGACGACGACCGGTACACCGACGCCGACTCGAACGCGGCGTCGCTGCCGACGTTCCTGGGCAACCACGACCTGGGCCGGTTCGCGTGGACCCTGCGGCAGAACCGGCCCGGCATCACCGAGCCCGAACTGCTGGACCGGGTGGAACTCGGCAACGCCCTGATGTACCTGTGGCGCGGCAACCCCGTCGTGTACTACGGCGACGAGCAGGGTTTCGCGGGCACCGGCGGTGACAAGGCGGCCCGGCAGGACCTGTTCGCGTCCGCCACTCCCGAGTACCGGGCGGAGGACCTGATCGGCAGCGACCGGACCGGCGCGGTCGACAACCACACCACCGACCACCCGCTCTACCGGCAGTTGCGCGACCTGGCGGCGTTCGTCGACTCGGATCCGGTGTGGCGCGAGGGGAACCAGACCCTGCGCCTGTCCTCAGGTGACGTGGTCGCGTTCAGCCGTGTCGGTGCGGCACAGCAGGTTGAACACCTCGTGGTGGCCAACGCCGGCACGTCCCCGGCGTCGGTCGACGTGCCGGTGGACAGCGCCGCGCTGCGCCCCGTCTGGCCTGTTGCCGGGGCGGAGGTGAGAGCGGTCGACGGCAAGGTGAGCGTGACCGTGCCGCCGTTGTCGGCCCTGGTGTTCAAGGGAACGGGCCGGTTGCCTGCGGTCGCACCGACGCCCGTGGTGGTCGCGCCGCCCGTGGGCACGGTGCTGGACGACCGGGTCGAGTTGCGGGCGGACGGGATCACCTCGCCGTTCGCACAGGCCACGTTCGCCGCGCGGGTCGACGGCGAGGACTGGACGGTCCTCGGCACCGACGACGCCGCGCCTTACCGCGTGTTCGCCGACATCAAGGCGCTGCCGGGTGCGGCGGTGGGCAAGAACGTCGAGATCCGAGTGGTGGCGAAGGATTCCACGGGCACGTTGGGCGCGGACGGCGTCACGTTGGCGCTCACAGCCGCGCCGGACGTCGACCCGCCGGGCACGGTTTCGCCCGACTGGCTGGTGGTGCACTACAACCGGCCCGCCGGCGATTACGAGGGCTGGGGCCTGCACGTCTGGGGCGACGTCGTGGACGCGCCGACGTGGGAGCGGCCGTTGCCGTTCGTGGGGGAAACCCCGTACGGCCGGTTCGCGTGGGTGCGGGTGAAACCCGGTGCGCGGCAGGTCGGGATCCTCGTGCACCGGGGCGACGAGAAGGACACCTCCGCCGACCGGTTCGCCGATCCCTCGGCGACCCCGCAGGTGTGGCTGCAACAGGGGCAGGCCCCGTTGTGCGCCAACGAAATCGCGGCAACCGGACAGGCGGTCGTGCACCACACCGGCGACACGTCCGGGCTCGTCGTGCGCTCGGGCGCGACCGACGTGCTGTTCGACGGGGGAGTGGCGCGCATCCCGGCCACCGCGCCCGTCGAATTCTCGGTGCAGCGCAACGGAAACGTCGAAGCGTCCGGACGTACCGGCGGCCACGCGTGGGTCAACCCGGGGTCCGCCCAGGTGTTCACGAGCCTCGCGGCGGCGCAGCACCGTGCGGTGATCCACTACCACCGCCCGGACGGGGACTACCCGGACTGGTCGCTGTACCACTGGACCGGCTCGCTGGAACCGAGTCCGGGCTGGAACCAGTCACGCCCGCCGGACGGCTCGGACGGGTTCGGCGCGTACTGGGCCGTCCCGCTGGCCGCAAGCGCGACCGGGCTGGCGCACATCATCCACCGGGGCGACACCAAGGACCCCGCAGCCGACCAGTTCCTGGACCTGAACGGCACCGGCCACGAGGTGTGGTTCGTGTCGGGCTCGACGCGTCCGGACGGGTCGGCGTCGTACGTGCTGCCGCCGTCCGGCTGACCGGGAGTGGACGGTGTGGGACGTCCCGGTGGTGCCCTCGGACGGCTACCGCCTGGAGTACGCCGGGAAGGTGCTGCCGCTGGAGCCGTCGACCGCAGAGGTGACCCCGAAGTCTCCGCACCTGCGCGGGAAACCGGTGTTCGGGGTGCGCGACGCGCGGCCTGCTCGGCGACCAGACCGAGCACGGAACCACCGAACTGCACGTCCGGGACTTCTCATCGGCCGGCATGACCCACCTGCGCGCGCCGGCCGACGTGGGGCTGGACACCGTGCTAGTGGTCGGTCAGCTCGACCCGCGAACGCACTTCGTCGTCGCGCAGGATCCGAAACTCCTGATTGTCCGCGACGAGCACCTTCAGGAATCCCGGGCTGGTCTCCACCACGTACGCCTCAATGGGCCCGCTCGTCGTCTCGATGTGTTCCCGCGGCACCCACGGCGTGGACACGACCGCGGCCACGATAAGCGCCATCCCGCCCACGATCCACCCGATCCGGTGCAACACGAACTTCGCCGGCCCCGGCTCGTCATTGCGCCGCCGTGCCGCCACCACCGCTACGGCCAGAGCCAGCACAACGGCCAACGCTGGCACCCACCACTGGTGGTAGGTCAGGACGTGCGCCACGAGAAACGCGATCAACACCGTGACCACGAGCGGCGCGGTACGGGAGCGGGTCGCGGCGGCGTAGAAGGCGGCCAGTGGCACGGTGAGGATCAACAACACCGTACTGATCCGCCGGTCGGCCATGAACGTGCCGAGGAACAGCCCCGGCGCGTCCTCCAAGTCGAGGGTGTGCAGAAGCGCGAACGTCGTGTGCCAGTCATACCCGGACACGGCCAGCAGCCGAAGCAGCACGAACAGCACCGCGGCACCCGTGAGCGTGGTCCCCGCACCCGACTTCTCAGTGGTCACGGCCGGCACTATCGCACCGCCGGATGACCCGCACCCGCTGAGTCGGACGTCGGACGATGACTGGATGGGCTCGGCCTGTCGGGCGCGGTTACCCGGTGGGCACGGTCGGTGCCGTCGTGGCTCCGGCTACCCTTCTCTCACTTGCACGATCCCGTACGAAGGAGTACTGACGGCCGTGAGCGAGCGCACCCTGGTCCTGGTCAAGCCCGATGGCGTCAGCCGCGGCCTGGTCGGCGAGGTCATCTCCCGCATCGAGCGCAAGGGCCTGACCCTGGCCGCGCTCGAACTGCGCACCGTGGACCGCGCGACCGCCGAGCAGCACTACGCGGAACACGACGGCAAGCCGTTCTTCGGCGACCTGGTCGAGTTCATCACCGGCGGCCCGCTGGTGGCGCTGGTCGTGGAGGGCACCCGGGCGATCCCGGCGTTCCGCCAGCTGGCCGGCGGCACCGACCCGGTGGAGAAGGCCACGCCGGGCACGATCCGCGGCGACTTCGGGCTGGAGGTCCAGTTCAACCTGGTCCACGGCTCCGACTCGGCGGAGTCGGCCGAGCGCGAGATCAAGCTCTGGTTCCCCAACCTCTGAGCTGACGCTGCCGAACGGCCCGGGTCGCCCGACCTGGGCCGTTCGGCGTTTCACGCCTTGCGCCGCGGCGACGACCCCTGCCCGCCCGCAGCGGACCCGTGCAGCACCACGTCCTCCGGGAAGCCCAGCGGCATCGCCATGCGCACCTCGTCGTACCGCGCGTCGCCCACCGCGATCGCGTAAGGCAGCCGGCCCCACTCGCGGAACCCGAGCCGCTCGTACAGCTCGATCGCGCCGTGGTTGTTGCCCCGCACACCGAGCTTCAACTGCTCGATCCCCGCCGCACGGGCGTTCCCCACCACGGCCGACACGAGCAGCGAACCCAGCCCCAGGCCCCGTGCCGACGGGTGTGCGGTCACCCGCCCCAGTTCCGCCGTGTGCTCGAACACCTGGCCGGGCGAGCGCACCCAGCACGCCGTCCCGCGCACGACGCCGTCCACCTCCGCGACCACCAGCGCCGCGTCGCCGGCCCGGGTCTGCTCCAGCACCGACTCGACCCACGCGTCGGTCTCCGCCCGCCCCGGCGGCTCCAGCCACCCGATCGCGCCACCGGCCGCGACGACCGCGTGCAGCACCTCGTGCACCTCTGCGAGCAGCCGTTCGCCGGCGGCGGAAGGCCAGGTCAGATCGATCCCCATGGCACCAACCCTAAAATCGCCACGAAGTTTGTCGTACCCCGCCGCTACCGTGACGTTCGTGACCACCACCCTCGTAGAAGCCCGCAACCTGACGAAGCACTTCGGTGCGTTCGAGGCGGTCCGGGGCATCGACGTGGCGGTGGGCAAGGGCGAGGCGTTCGGGTTCCTCGGCCCCAACGGCGCGGGCAAGTCGTCCACCATGCGGATGGTGTCCTGCGTGTCCCCGCGCACCGGCGGCGAGCTGACCGTGCTGGGCATGGACCCGGACCGCGACGGCCCGCGGATCCGCGCCCGGCTCGGCGTCGTGCCCCAGCAGGACAACCTCGACACCGAGCTGACCGTCCGGCAGAACCTGGAGGTCTACGGCCGCTACTTCGGCCTGTCCAAGGCGCACGTCCGCGCCAAGGCCGTCGAGCTGCTGGAGTTCGCCCAGCTCGCCGACCGCGCCGACGACGAGGTCGAACCGCTCTCCGGCGGCATGAAGCGCCGGCTGACCATCGCCCGCTCGCTGGTCAACGACCCCGAGCTGGTGGTCCTCGACGAGCCGACCACCGGTCTCGACCCGCAGGCCCGCCACCTGCTGTGGGACCGGCTGTTCCGGCTCAAGCAGAACGGCGTCACGCTGATCGTCACCACCCACTACATGGACGAGGCCGAACAGCTCTGCGACCGGCTGGTGGTGATGGACGGCGGCCGGATCGCCGCCGAGGGCTCGCCCGCCGAGCTGATCCACCGGTACTCGACCCGCGAGGTGCTCGAACTGCGCTTCCCGCCCGGCGGGCAGGACCCGGTCCCCGTCGAGGGCATCGCCGACCGCGTCGAGGTGCTGCCCGACCGGCTGCTGCTCTACACCGCCGACGGCGAGGCGGCGCTGTCCGCCGTGCACGCGCGCGGCGTGCGGCCGACGTCCAGCCTGGTCCGCCGCAGCTCCCTGGAGGACGTGTTCCTGCGCCTCACCGGCCGGACCCTGGTCGACTGATGGCACCACGACCCGCCCTGCTCGTGGTCGAGGGCCACTGGGCCTGGTACCGCCGCAACTGGCGTGCCACGGCGATCTCCAACTTCGTCCAACCCGTGCTGTTCCTGCTGGCCATGGGCGTGGGCTTCGGCTCCCAGGTGCAGCCCGGCGAGGCCACCGGCGGCCTGCGGTACGTCGTGTTCCTCGCGCCCGCGCTGATCGTCACGGCCGCCACGCAGAGCGCCATGTTCGAGTCCACCTACTCGGTGTTCTCCGCCTTCAAGTGGCAGAAGACCTACGTCGGCATCGTGTCCACGCCGATCACGCCCGCGCAGGTCCTGCACGGCCAACTGCTCTGGATCGCCCTCAAGCTCGCCGTCGGCTCCGGCATCTTCCTGCTGGTCGCGGCCGTGCTCGGCGCGGTGACCAGCCCGGCCGCCGTGCTCGCCGTGCCGTTCGCGGTGCTGTCCGGCATGGCGTTCGCCGCGCCGGTGGTCGCGTTCACGGCGACCCGGGACAAGCCCGACGCGTTCACCGGCCTCTACCGCTTCGTCCTGATTCCGATGACCTTGTTCACCGGGGCGTTCTTCCCGATCAGCCAGCTGCCGGGCTGGCTGCACTCGATCGCCTGGCTCACCCCCGTGTGGCACGGCATCGAGTTGGCGCGCGGCGTCACGTTCGGCGCGCTCGACCCGCTCCCGGCGCTTGGCCACGTCGCCTACCTGGTGGCCGTGGTCGCCGCGGGCGTCGTGCTCGGCCGCCGCCACTTCCACCGACGACTGGCGGTGTGACCCCGTGACCGTAGTCCTCGACCACGCCGCCAAGAACCGCGTCGGCCTGCTGTTCCGGATCGTGCCGCCGGGCCTGTACGCGGGCCGCGCGCACGTCCTGGTGGAGCGCGCGTTCCTGGTCAACCGGCGCGCCTGGCTGTCGGTGGTGTCCGGGTTCTTCGAGCCGGTGCTGTTCCTGCTCTCGCTCGGGTTCGGCTTCGGCAAGCTCGTGGCGACGGTGGCCGGCCCCGGCGGGCCGCTGCCGTACGCGGAGTTCGTCGCGCCGGCGCTGCTCGCGGCCTCGGCGATGAACGGCGCGGTGTTCGACACCACCTTCAACCTGTTCTACAAGATCAAGTACGCCCGGCTGTACGAGGCGATGCTGGCCACCCCCCTGGGCCCGGTCGACATCGCGCTGGGCGAGGCGACCTGGGCCCTGGCGCGCGGCGGCCTCTACTCCGCCGGGTTCCTCGCCGTGATGCTCGGCTTCGGCCTGGTCGCCTCGCCGTGGGCGCTGCTCGCCCTGCCCGCGTGCCTGCTGGTCGCGGTCGCGTTCGCCGCCGTCGGCATGGCCGCCACCACGTTCATGCGATCGTGGCAGGACTTCGACCTGGTCCAGCTGTTCGTGCTGCCGCTGTTCCTGTTCTCCACCACGTTCTACCCGCTGACCGTCTACCCGCCGGTGCTCCAGACGATCGTCCAGTT is a window of Saccharothrix espanaensis DSM 44229 DNA encoding:
- a CDS encoding ABC transporter permease, which codes for MAPRPALLVVEGHWAWYRRNWRATAISNFVQPVLFLLAMGVGFGSQVQPGEATGGLRYVVFLAPALIVTAATQSAMFESTYSVFSAFKWQKTYVGIVSTPITPAQVLHGQLLWIALKLAVGSGIFLLVAAVLGAVTSPAAVLAVPFAVLSGMAFAAPVVAFTATRDKPDAFTGLYRFVLIPMTLFTGAFFPISQLPGWLHSIAWLTPVWHGIELARGVTFGALDPLPALGHVAYLVAVVAAGVVLGRRHFHRRLAV
- a CDS encoding ABC transporter permease: MTVVLDHAAKNRVGLLFRIVPPGLYAGRAHVLVERAFLVNRRAWLSVVSGFFEPVLFLLSLGFGFGKLVATVAGPGGPLPYAEFVAPALLAASAMNGAVFDTTFNLFYKIKYARLYEAMLATPLGPVDIALGEATWALARGGLYSAGFLAVMLGFGLVASPWALLALPACLLVAVAFAAVGMAATTFMRSWQDFDLVQLFVLPLFLFSTTFYPLTVYPPVLQTIVQFTPLYHAVELTRSLTTGFVGWGLLGHVGYFVVMATIGVLVASRRLGRLLTA
- a CDS encoding WXG100 family type VII secretion target, translating into MTDANPLIAPVQDSTQWYSGIGIAESAADLKSGIESGSWIDIGMGVAGVGLEALSIVIDPLGSLLSAGVSWLIEHVKPLSDALDWLAGNADLVASHAATWKNVAKAVADVRDDYTRDVASDTAGWQGQAGDAYRAAAKNTAEVLGGASTAADGFGSAVEMAGVVVAVVREFVRDLIADLVGRLIAWALEVAFTVGLATPVVVAQASAAVARWGAKIGDILKKLVRTISKLVPLLRKLGDVFDKVRKVLDDLKTPARSGDELPRPGQTGGARPVDDGSLRAYDRIDRWSENAYQSIRGSDDIGDVAGHVADVPRVGGGTGFTRAEIEQIKNHVFEDLHPLEGVDGGTVMARFDPNPDMAEAWLRLRSGQSQPSDIALLEHELAEARYWQQNPNASYKDAHAAANEVSRWETQIPPASNEDYSKPWR
- a CDS encoding YbaB/EbfC family nucleoid-associated protein — its product is MITSMASGYNRHMAEPRWDGLLSGDPGQAERGIDDWVEGMRNRADRLKALRDQMEQIRVTETSVNGAVVVTVDSTGSPVDVRFTDRAASVRPDDLGRLFMSTLNAARARIAGEVRAATESQVGDDLPDTRRMVVDAYRDRFGDTPPPAPRARRHVDDDFGDDSYLR
- the ndk gene encoding nucleoside-diphosphate kinase, with protein sequence MSERTLVLVKPDGVSRGLVGEVISRIERKGLTLAALELRTVDRATAEQHYAEHDGKPFFGDLVEFITGGPLVALVVEGTRAIPAFRQLAGGTDPVEKATPGTIRGDFGLEVQFNLVHGSDSAESAEREIKLWFPNL
- a CDS encoding GNAT family N-acetyltransferase yields the protein MGIDLTWPSAAGERLLAEVHEVLHAVVAAGGAIGWLEPPGRAETDAWVESVLEQTRAGDAALVVAEVDGVVRGTACWVRSPGQVFEHTAELGRVTAHPSARGLGLGSLLVSAVVGNARAAGIEQLKLGVRGNNHGAIELYERLGFREWGRLPYAIAVGDARYDEVRMAMPLGFPEDVVLHGSAAGGQGSSPRRKA
- a CDS encoding alpha-amylase family glycosyl hydrolase; its protein translation is MRRLVLVVLLLGGVLTPIPPAVAAPAGRLAVGAVTDIAPGVRAGDRGLARDALRGVTGERFYFVLPDRFANGDPGNDRGRSGDTDRLLTGFDPSDKGFYHGGDLKGLHGELDYLDGLGITAIWLTPVFRNRWVQGLGTDVSAGYHGYWATDYTKLDPHFGTTNDMRRLIRDAHRRGIKVFFDIVANHTADLIDYAEGRHDYVSTGAVPYLDPSGKPVDIAAIAGRKDFPKLTAPYTPVVRGRKEPLWLNDPSLYHNRGDSTFTGESDQYGDFFGLDDLMTEHPTVVAGMKRIFTSWIDALGIDGYRVDTVKHVNIEFWQALAPHVKRYAEQRGKKDFFVFGEVLDSDPADTSRYTTTGKMQAVLDFPFQSGAATFLSGRGAARLGEVLVDDDRYTDADSNAASLPTFLGNHDLGRFAWTLRQNRPGITEPELLDRVELGNALMYLWRGNPVVYYGDEQGFAGTGGDKAARQDLFASATPEYRAEDLIGSDRTGAVDNHTTDHPLYRQLRDLAAFVDSDPVWREGNQTLRLSSGDVVAFSRVGAAQQVEHLVVANAGTSPASVDVPVDSAALRPVWPVAGAEVRAVDGKVSVTVPPLSALVFKGTGRLPAVAPTPVVVAPPVGTVLDDRVELRADGITSPFAQATFAARVDGEDWTVLGTDDAAPYRVFADIKALPGAAVGKNVEIRVVAKDSTGTLGADGVTLALTAAPDVDPPGTVSPDWLVVHYNRPAGDYEGWGLHVWGDVVDAPTWERPLPFVGETPYGRFAWVRVKPGARQVGILVHRGDEKDTSADRFADPSATPQVWLQQGQAPLCANEIAATGQAVVHHTGDTSGLVVRSGATDVLFDGGVARIPATAPVEFSVQRNGNVEASGRTGGHAWVNPGSAQVFTSLAAAQHRAVIHYHRPDGDYPDWSLYHWTGSLEPSPGWNQSRPPDGSDGFGAYWAVPLAASATGLAHIIHRGDTKDPAADQFLDLNGTGHEVWFVSGSTRPDGSASYVLPPSG
- a CDS encoding type VII secretion target codes for the protein MSGYDVLPGELRAHAAKLEALADRLGEAVHAARTVSMADGAYGQLCQFLPAVMRSIEDQASDALTAGTKGMADIATQVKYTADEYEQREDDAAVTFGSLR
- a CDS encoding ABC transporter ATP-binding protein — its product is MTTTLVEARNLTKHFGAFEAVRGIDVAVGKGEAFGFLGPNGAGKSSTMRMVSCVSPRTGGELTVLGMDPDRDGPRIRARLGVVPQQDNLDTELTVRQNLEVYGRYFGLSKAHVRAKAVELLEFAQLADRADDEVEPLSGGMKRRLTIARSLVNDPELVVLDEPTTGLDPQARHLLWDRLFRLKQNGVTLIVTTHYMDEAEQLCDRLVVMDGGRIAAEGSPAELIHRYSTREVLELRFPPGGQDPVPVEGIADRVEVLPDRLLLYTADGEAALSAVHARGVRPTSSLVRRSSLEDVFLRLTGRTLVD